A stretch of DNA from Cyprinus carpio isolate SPL01 chromosome A25, ASM1834038v1, whole genome shotgun sequence:
CTTCTCCAACATCAGGAAATGTAGAAGAAGGTGCTGAAGAGCAGAATGGTCCTCAAGAAACTGCTGTGGAAACTTCTCCAGCATCCACCGGAGAAGCCACAGCTGctccagaggaggaggaggtggcgggtgcCGTCTGTATGATGCCATCTCTCGCACAAAGAGAACGAGGACACGCCAAGAAGGAGAGCAAACTGGCCAAACGCTCCGGATACATCATCTTCACCTTCCTCATCTTTTGGATCCCGCTGATTGTGACAAtggttttaaatcagttattttaccGACATGACAATCTAACAGTAAGTTTCAaactaatattttactaatttgtaTCACAATTGAacatactcttaaaaaaaaaaaaaaaaaaaaaaaaaaaaaaaaaaaaaaaactgagaaaaggaGAAAATGCCCCATTCAACCAGATTAGAAATAACTCTTTGACAACTTAATATACAGCGATATCGACttaattgcacagatactatctaaactgaactgagctggatgatgacatcactgaattcaatgatgaactgcctttaactgaaaatgagtgtttactattgtcattttgcattattgacacactattttcctatttaatactgtaaagtgcttgtTAAAGCGCAACattaataaaggtgacttgacaactATGTCACCATTCACAccgcaaataaataaaacaaattaatcatataatttttttttttggtttaaagtgtaaatgtcattaattttgcagctttatgcttaaaacaagagaaataaaataaaataaattatagaagatatattttaatgtctttatgtcttgcaaataaactaaaagtttaattttagatTAGTAATCTCAATACTTAATACTGATAATTGATtacataaaatagtatttttatttatttgtttaataatttattaatttatttttttgcagtgcattggtCATATAGGTCTAGCAAACAACAGCTAAAGTAACTGATGTcttggcatctatgtttaatgtgtttcaGGAGGAGGTTTATCAGGAGCTGGAGATTTTAACAGTGTCTTGTGGTCTGCATAACATCCCTCACCAACCCGATCATCTACGCAGCGGTCAACCCTCAGTTCCGCAATGAATTTCACAATCTGAAAGCAAAATGGAAAGCGTTTTTTACAAATTCATAGAGTTTAGATACTTGTGGGGTCATCAGAGCTGAGATCCCACTATGCCAAATGCCACATCTGATCTGTTCATTGGTGTTGAGTTGTGTTGTCACATGCTGTTGGCCACAAACTGAATTAGACGATGCGGTCTAAAATCTTAAGAAATGCTAAGACTGttaataagaatgaaacagataATATGAATGTTTGTAAACAGCTGCATTTCTGTAACTTTGAAATACTGTGTTTTCCATTAGATCACATTTTGTAAGACAATGTTCAGCCTTTACATTTGggggacaaataaaataaaataaagattgaGTATTCTGGCTTCTTTGATTTAATTTCCAGGTTATgcaacaaaatatgattattaaatgattaatactCATGAAATGTGAAATACAGGATTTTTAATCAGGTAAAATCTGATACAGggatgaaaaagaaaatcatttttagtcaatttttatatttattatttttttaattaattgtatgttTTGCCCACAGAGATTTAGAGATTTATcccacatttaataaataaataaataaatatgcatgtatttatttatttaaaaaaatgtataaaatactttGGTCTGTTAAAATATGTATCTCTCATATAGACTTTTTAGTCACAAAGTCATAGACATTCAGAAACACAAACAGGTCAGTATAAGAAACTGTTCACTTCAAATAACATCTTCAAATAATGGCATCTATATTAAGACTTCATTTGCATGATTTCAAATACATAAAGCTCAAGTATTGATGAACCTGTACTAACACATCAAGAAACACTTGAAAACTGGACTCTTTTTGCAAAATACTTATGtctcataataaaataacttatctATTAATTCTGTACAATCCAAAATACACTGTGcgtctcgtttttttttttgtaaaataataaatcctTCTATTATCACAAGCGGTCTTTTGTACTTACACATGATTAAGTGCCAAATCAGGTCCTCTTCTTGTTGAACAGAATTGTTATTGATGTACCAAAGGATAAAATGTTATGAATAGTAATAGTCTATCTATTACTACCTATAACACAAAGTATGTCTAAGATTAATCTGAAACAGTAAAcaatgtttaataatgtaaatcACACATTGAGTGCATTGAGCTGAAATGTCTTTTAGCAACCAGAAGGAGACGGAGCAAAATAGTACAGTGCCAGCAGGATGAGATACACCACGACCAGAGCAGTGcctgttcacacaaacacacacaaaaaacacagtgTTTAACACTTCACTCAAATCTGATGAACCAAGAAAAAGCAATGAAGTAGAAAGGACTGCAGGATTGTGGTACTAATTATGAAAAAACAGATTACATAATCACAAAGGGCTTTTGTAATGTTGACTTTATGGCTGCAAGAAGTCctgataaaataaatagtaaatttatacagaaataaatatactaaaatttttggggttggtaagtcagtaaggctgaatttatttgatcaaaaatacagtataagcaatgaaatattattataatttaaagtaactgttgtctatttgaatatatttaaaaatgtaatttattcctgtgatggtaaagctgaatattcattatcattactccagtcttcagtgtccacatgatccttcagaaataattttctaaatatttaaactacTGATCCCAAATGTCTGAATGGTATTTTAACTTTTGAGCAGGAGTCTGCAACTttttgtcataaactgccaaaaAAGGAAAAGTTACTAACCCCTGGTTTAGATAATATTCAACTTTTACCTTGAAAGTAATCAGACTTTCCatccataaaaatataattcacaacGATGACACTAAAGATGCTGGCCCACAGGTGCAGGTCGCTGAAGATGAGTACAAAACCAACATCCTGTCACAGAAAGATTATAAGGAAACCATACTGATACAAGCTGTCACTGAGTATCTGTAGCATCAATGTCTGCATCAAAACAGCATTATCTAAAACCACTCACATAGAAGATGTTGAATAAAACCAGGATGGGGATCTGTATCATGCACACCTGTACTGCAATGCAGCTTCCAACCTCGAAACTGTAAAAAGACAAAACGTATGTATTTTTAGTAGAAAATACCTGATGAAATAAACCCAGGGTTGAATTAATGAGACAAAAAATCTTGTCCAATGCTATTTCCTGATGCCTGAAGTGTTACAGAACAAACCAACCTCAAACTGATTGTATTCTGAAGAGCAAACTGCACTCCATTGACAATTTCTGGGATTTCAGGGACCATGGCTAAAACAGTCACACCTATGAAATACTGAGATGAAGATTAGGATCAGATCATACGTACAGAAATACATTAGTATTGATCTGCATGATGCATTGCTGCATTATCAACCTGAGATATAGATGAGTGGCTTAGAATGGGCTGGATGTGTTCGGTGGTCAGGTCGGCACATGCAGACATCAACACCGTGGCAACGATGAGTATAAGCAAAGCTCTCCATCGGGACCAGTGCACTGACGCTCCGAGATGAcctgcgtgcacacacacacacacacacacacacacacacacacacacacacacacatctattatTCTTAAATGAATCTTATTATAATCACTACATCCTAACAGACACCTTTGAGCTGATATACATggaaaaaagcatgatttttgtGATGACCGTGTGTCTGTTCAAAGCTTCGTAATTAGTTAATTTAACAAACTCACCTGTTCCATCACCAACGTGAATGTCGTAGATGTGGGAATGTGTTTTAAGAGTAAAGATGAGACCGATGATATAAGATACGGGCAGTAGAATGGAAATGGTGTACACTAGAggccttaaaaaaaacaaaaaaacacatcaacagccacaacaaaaatatattaataatattttattaatactaaacacattaaaatgatgaattattatatttactatttttagtaATAAGCCTCTAAAGACAGTCAAGAACTGTGAGTACTGCGTATACAAAATGAAAGTGTTCATACTATGAACTTACTCGATGTGACTGTGAAACAGGCTGTAGCTGTTTTCACTCTAGTGAACCAGAAAGAAAGGGTGACTATAGAACTGTGCATCAAATGGCTTGATGTTTCTCTTTCGTGCTTCATGATTTCATGATTGTAATCTCACCAGGTCGTAGTGGCAGTTTTTGCACGTGAAGGATCCGCTGCTGTTGGTCCCTGTAGAGTTGGTACAGTCCTCACACACTAGATTCCCATAGGCTTTGGAGAAGAGCGTAGGGGCAAACACTCCTACAGACACCACAGGGGAAAATTATGGAGATTTAAAACAGtctcaaaatgtatttgtgtacAAGATATGAttcacaaaatcaaaaattgaaattataaatTTGCAAACAGCATTTCAAAAAACCTCAACACAAAATGCGAAATTCCAAACTGAATTTataaagcttttgtttttacttgcaaatcatattttgtaaatatgaattaGGTTATGATTTCGTGAATtgctttttttcaaatatataagcTTAGCTTACTCATTTGTGAATTGtgttttgtaaacattaattttGAGACTATTTTAGTTCCGAACATTTGTGAACATTAATTAGCGTTATTGTTTATAAATTAGCTCATTTctgaattatatattgtaaatccATTAATTTTGAAGACTATTTTAGTtccatagaaaataaataatgatgattaATCTGGTAATCTGTTTCatgaaataatgtatttaaaaaaaaatttaaattcacaattttttttttgatgtgaaaaCAAAATTTACTCTATTTAGCTTCCtactaaaatgttaattttcataaataaataaatgaatataattgtgtaaattatctaatttaatgttaaatgaatgaataaattcatgtttttctttttgcttccTTATATCCCACTTTAATATTTAGAGAATCATGTGAGTTTTTCCAACCAATGTTTGCCAACAAAACCTGCTTGAAAACTGCTAGTATctcagaaattacacacttcacctttaaaactgattctattctattctattctattctattctattctatataaaATCAGTTCCCACCCTATATTACTTCCTACATAATACTGAGTTTTATTCAAAACTATGTCACACTGTGGaagttaaatgtgtttacagtgtCATTTCACAATGTCTTTAATTACTACAGCAGGAGAGAAGCGcaataacaaacacatttttgccaCCTCATAGCACATGACATCTTACCCCCTACTGATATGAAGAGCAGAGAGGAGCTGACACCCGCCGAGCGACTATTAAACCTCTGCTCACTGTGCCTGAGCCCTCCAATTATCATACAGATCccctgagagagacacacacacaaatataatgaTCATGCATTGCACACTTTGCAGATTTAAAAATCCTCAGTTGGGTAACGGATCACATACTGGTATGAAGAGGATGCAGCCCAGCAGGGTTCCAGTAAGAGCTGCCTTCACTATCTCCTGCAGGCACTTATTCCCCTGGTGATGACCTCTGACCAACGCTGTGATGTAAAAGGTCAACTCTGTGATGGAGCCGAACGTAGCATTCACCACGGCCCCGACAGCAAAGTTACTCTGAGCGGAAATACTGAGAATAGAGATGATAATATTGTTGACGCCAAAGGCCTTTGTGAAGTTTAGGTGTTGTTCTGGTGTAACTGCTCACCTTGCAATGCCCATGCCGATGTAATATGAGAGTGGAATAATGGAGCTGACTGCTGTGGCAAATTTGACTTCAGAGCTGACAAACTCGTTTGATTTGTCCACGTAACCAATCACTAATGATACTATAACTAATAGTAAGAGATCTGTAGTAACTCCATGTAAGGAAAATGCCCCAAAAAACCACACATGAATTGTAATGACAGTAAACAtgtcaaaaattaattttcttttctttttttacattgaaaaaaaaaaaaagtattcttatcTGGACCTTACCAGTCCACTAGGAGGCCAGCCACAATATGtcttaaaaatattcaaaataagtttattaaaaaagattaaaataatttaactttgTTAAAATGCTAAAACCAACAATGTACACATTCAAAAATCTGGGGTTAGAATGCTTTAAGAAATTACTAAATaattgcttaataaataaatacttttattcagcaaggatgcataaaaatgatcaaaaatgacagaaaagacatttataaagattttatttcaaatgactgctgctcttttgaactttctagtcctgaaaaaacactttctcgtgattgctaaaaaaaagaattaagcagaacaactgttttcaacactaataataataagaaatgtttcttta
This window harbors:
- the cax2 gene encoding low affinity vacuolar monovalent cation/H(+) antiporter, which codes for MTTNVETRRRKLDTDKQDSPEDHDGAHQPGSCCDGVCVAHVHSEASDAHSCLLQTSSSCTPKHPQRTCSFVDEIRDENPRKTTISAENEVEAQKLANNYKFGFRKWKSHVTERPFEDRSNIVKELYSELNVIKPYSVGSLFTCGNVLYVFLFGWWIALVYVLVGLLMFLTVFGIPYAKLCWKLSCYFLWPFGKSIEKASVSVAAYSVKILQDNSNLEAEEDGKPSSPLLLPTPVGETIEEPTERPQNDHYWWRVSTYIWLLVGYPLLAITHSVLCLISWMLVFTIPVAKMSTKTLHTILLIPPEHVHISQATETQEHESRVILCCYHAVNLYYYKYTVDGINVFAVNLLLLVIVSLVIGYVDKSNEFVSSEVKFATAVSSIIPLSYYIGMGIASISAQSNFAVGAVVNATFGSITELTFYITALVRGHHQGNKCLQEIVKAALTGTLLGCILFIPGICMIIGGLRHSEQRFNSRSAGVSSSLLFISVGGVFAPTLFSKAYGNLVCEDCTNSTGTNSSGSFTCKNCHYDLSENSYSLFHSHIEPLVYTISILLPVSYIIGLIFTLKTHSHIYDIHVGDGTGHLGASVHWSRWRALLILIVATVLMSACADLTTEHIQPILSHSSISQYFIGVTVLAMVPEIPEIVNGVQFALQNTISLSFEVGSCIAVQVCMIQIPILVLFNIFYDVGFVLIFSDLHLWASIFSVIVVNYIFMDGKSDYFQGTALVVVYLILLALYYFAPSPSGC